The Dasypus novemcinctus isolate mDasNov1 chromosome 2, mDasNov1.1.hap2, whole genome shotgun sequence genome includes a region encoding these proteins:
- the ZBED3 gene encoding zinc finger BED domain-containing protein 3, translated as MRCEEPVVSMEETCGQDDAATQGGAFLGLAPAPPGRLGAPYSEAWGYFHLAPARPGYPSGHWATCRLCGEQVSRGPGFHAGTLALWKHLKGAHWRELEKSGARREPPAAPGPPPPAAPAAAAEGDWALLLEQMGALAFRASRRERELERREAAVEQGERALERRRRALQEEERAVAQARRELQAEREALQVRLREVSRRECALALAAAPHQTALKEEQDGERDGYAVTKILL; from the coding sequence ATGAGGTGTGAGGAGCCGGTCGTGAGCATGGAGGAGACCTGCGGGCAGGACGATGCGGCAACGCAGGGCGGCGCGTTCCTGGGCCTGGCGCCGGCGCCTCCGGGCCGTCTGGGGGCGCCATACTCCGAGGCCTGGGGGTATTTTCACCTGGCACCGGCGCGCCCGGGGTACCCGTCGGGCCACTGGGCCACCTGCCGGCTGTGTGGGGAGCAGGTGAGCCGGGGCCCGGGCTTCCACGCGGGGACCTTGGCGCTGTGGAAGCACCTGAAGGGCGCGCACTGGCGGGAGCTGGAGAAGAGCGGCGCCCGCCGCGAGCCGcccgccgcccccggcccgccgccccccgccgccccagcCGCGGCCGCCGAGGGCGACTGGGCGCTGCTGCTCGAGCAGATGGGCGCGCTGGCCTTCCGCGCCAGCCGGCGGGAGCGGGAGCTGGAGCGGCGCGAGGCGGCCGTGGAGCAGGGCGAGCGCGCCCTGGAGCGCAGGCGCAGGGCCCTGCAGGAGGAGGAGCGCGCCGTAGCCCAGGCGCGGCGGGAGCTGCAGGCCGAGAGGGAGGCCCTGCAGGTGCGGCTGCGGGAAGTGAGCCGCCGGGAGTGCGCTTTGGCCTTGGCTGCAGCCCCGCACCAGACAGCACTGAAAGAGGAACAGGACGGGGAGAGGGACGGCTACGCAGTAACGAAGATCCTCCTGTAG